One Clupea harengus unplaced genomic scaffold, Ch_v2.0.2, whole genome shotgun sequence genomic window carries:
- the LOC122130690 gene encoding cyclic nucleotide-gated channel cone photoreceptor subunit alpha-like: MPKICTQQSSASPMIVDAREHGLEQIESGDEREYDHQRDSSTGTGAMARVSRFVQGWMPFGQGEERRTSFMEHSQVEKLQDTCSETREQALHLRRRNHISQWPLATSNMNNCNNTDDKKDDKKEEIKKDEKKDEKKDEKKDEKKDEKKDEKKDEKKDDKKDEKKDDKKDDKKDDKKDEKKKEEPPKEYWVMDPSTDLYYHWLTIVAVPAFYNLMLLITRACFNELQANYTYLWISLDYSSDLLYYLDTFVRSRTGFLEQGLLVKDIVKLKEHYKKTTQFRYDVFSMLPTDLLLIVMGYDNPEVRFNRLFKMARLFEFFDRTETRTNYPNIFRISNLVLYILIIIHWNACIFFAISKVLGFGSDTWVYPNISHPEYGRLARKYIYSLYWSTLTLTTIGETPPPVRDIEYLFVVADFLIGVLIFATIVGNVGAMISNMNASRAEFQAKIDSIKQYMQFRKVTKDLEARVVKWFDYLWTEKKTCDEKEVLKNLPDKLKAEIAINVHMDTLRKVRIFQDCEVGLLIELVLKLQPQVFSPGDYICKKGDIGREMYIIKEGKLAVVADDGVTQFVVLSDGAYFGEISILGIKGSKAGNRRTANIRSVGYSDLFALSKDDLMEALLEYPETKKAIAEKGTAILMKDNLIDLEAANAAGDPKDMEEKIGQLENNLDVMAVKLKKLMSDWTENQRRIKQRITNMEARCKTLREEDLSEVVADKKEEKK, from the exons ATGCCAAAGATCTGCACTCAGCAGTCCTCTGCCTCCCCTATGATAGTTGACGCACGTGAACATGGCCTGGAGCAGATCGAGAGCGGCGACGAGAG GGAATATGATCATCAAAGAGACTCCTCTACTGGCACAGGAGCCATGGCCAG AGTGTCCCGGTTTGTGCAAGGCTGGATGCCCTTTGGCCAGGGAGAGGAGCGCCGAACCTCCTTCATGGAGCACTCCCAGGTGGAGAAGCTCCAGGACACCTGCTCCGAGACCAGAGAGCAGGCCCTCCATTTACGCAGAAGGAA TCATATCAGCCAATGGCCTCTCGCCACCTCCAATATGAACAACTGCAACAACACAGACGA CAAAAAAGATGACAAAAAggaggaaataaagaaagatgaGAAAAAGGACGAGAAGAAAGACGAGAAAAAGGATGAGaaaaaggatgaaaaaaaagacGAGAAGAAAGATGAAAAGAAGGATGACAAGAAGGATGAGAAAAAGGACGACAAGAAAGACGATAAAAAAGATGACAAGAaggatgagaaaaagaaagaagaaccTCC GAAGGAGTACTGGGTTATGGATCCTTCTACTGACTTGTACTACCACTGGCTAACAATAGTCGCAGTCCCAGCATTTTACAATTTGATGCTGCTTATCACAAG GGCCTGTTTTAATGAACTACAAGCAAACTATACCTATCTTTGGATTTCTCTCGACTACTCGTCGGATCTGCTCTACTACCTAGACACCTTTGTGAGATCAAGGACAG GTTTCCTGGAACAAGGCCTGTTGGTGAAAGACATAGTGAAGCTAAAAGAACATTACAAGAAAACAACACAGTTTAGATATGACGTGTTTTCAATGCTCCCAACTGATTTACTCCTGATAGTGATGGGCTATGACAATCCTGAGGTTCGTTTCAACCGCCTGTTCAAAATGGCAAGGCTCTTTGAGTTTTTTGACCGGACTGAGACCAGAACCAACTATCCCAACATTTTCAGAATCAGTAACCTTGTGTTGTACATCTTGATCATCATCCACTGGAATGCCTGCATCTTCTTTGCCATCTCCAAAGTCCTCGGCTTCGGTTCCGACACCTGGGTCTACCCAAACATCAGCCACCCTGAGTATGGTCGACTCGCCAGAAAGTACATCTACAGTCTCTACTGGTCCACCCTCACCCTTACCACAATTGGAGAGACACCACCGCCTGTGAGGGATATTGAGTACCTCTTTGTCGTTGCTGACTTCCTGATCGGTGTGCTGATCTTCGCTACCATTGTCGGTAATGTAGGTGCCATGATCTCCAACATGAATGCTTCCCGCGCAGAGTTCCAGGCAAAGATTGACTCAATCAAGCAGTACATGCAGTTTCGGAAGGTCACCAAGGACCTGGAAGCCAGGGTCGTCAAGTGGTTCGACTACCTCTGGACAGAGAAGAAGACCTGTGACGAGAAGGAGGTGCTGAAGAACCTTCCCGACAAGCTCAAGGCCGAGATTGCCATCAATGTGCACATGGACACGCTCCGGAAAGTACGCATCTTCCAGGACTGCGAGGTGGGTTTGCTCATTGAGTTGGTGTTGAAGCTTCAGCCACAGGTGTTCAGCCCCGGTGACTACATCTGTAAGAAGGGTGATATTGGACGCGAGATGTACATCATCAAAGAGGGCAAGCTGGCTGTGGTGGCAGACGATGGGGTGACACAGTTTGTTGTATTGAGCGATGGTGCCTACTTTGGCGAGATCAGTATCCTTGGTATCAAGGGCAGTAAGGCTGGCAACAGGCGAACGGCCAACATCCGAAGCGTGGGCTACTCCGACCTCTTTGCCCTCTCCAAGGACGACCTCATGGAGGCACTCCTGGAGTACCCCGAAACAAAGAAGGCCATTGCGGAGAAGGGGACAGCCATCCTGATGAAGGACAACCTGATAGACCTGGAAGCGGCCAATGCGGCCGGAGACCCCAAAGACATGGAAGAGAAGATCGGCCAGCTTGAGAACAATTTGGATGTCATGGCTGTCAAGCTGAAGAAGTTGATGAGCGACTGGACAGAGAACCAGCGCAGGATCAAGCAGAGGATCACCAATATGGAAGCCAGGTGCAAAACTCTGAGAGAGGAGGATCTCTCAGAAGTTGTGGCAgataagaaagaagaaaagaaatag